In a single window of the Bactrocera dorsalis isolate Fly_Bdor chromosome 2, ASM2337382v1, whole genome shotgun sequence genome:
- the LOC105226321 gene encoding actinia tenebrosa protease inhibitors: protein MRSPALAFVICVALALVIMTQAEHNAHCKELNQVNCYMGQNEGYFCNKNQHTSTQTRWFFDKGACKKFNYKGCYGNRNRFCTKEACERRCLG, encoded by the exons ATGCGTTCACCGGCATTAGCATTTGTCATATGCGTGGCGTTGGCCCTGGTCATCATGACGCAGGCGGAACACAATGCGCATTGCAAGGAATTGA ATCAAGTGAACTGTTATATGGGTCAGAATGAGGGCTACTTCTGCAATAAGAATCAACACACCTCCACACAGACGCGCTGGTTCTTCGACAAAGGCGCttgcaaaaaattcaattacaaGGGATGCTACGGCAATCGGAACCGCTTCTGCACGAAGGAGGCCTGCGAACGGCGCTGCCTGGGATAA